A single region of the Streptomyces sp. NBC_01803 genome encodes:
- a CDS encoding helix-turn-helix domain-containing protein — protein sequence MNVFSGSESSDGYAYFGCEVKEARLHAKLTQKELADETHYQPPYISKVENGLLLGSAQFAAACDRVFNTSGFFARMRERINRREHPSWFEPYVHLEAEAESILDYSANLVLGVLQTEDYAYAIYRTSHPTASEEWVKRKVEARLRRHEILDRENPPLLWVILDESCLRRHIGGRDVMRAQLGHLLGEAESPHITFQVLPFATGAPPAAESFTLMTFAEEPTLLWEESWTGGHVIDSAAQVQAAAAIYDRLRADALSPDDSLAFIKKVMLEEYS from the coding sequence GTGAACGTCTTCAGCGGTAGTGAATCGAGCGACGGCTATGCCTATTTCGGCTGCGAGGTCAAAGAGGCCCGGTTGCACGCGAAGCTGACCCAGAAGGAGCTGGCCGACGAAACGCACTACCAGCCGCCCTACATCAGCAAGGTGGAGAACGGCCTGCTGCTCGGCAGTGCGCAATTCGCCGCCGCGTGCGACCGCGTGTTCAACACCTCCGGCTTTTTCGCGCGCATGCGCGAACGCATCAACCGGAGGGAACACCCGTCCTGGTTCGAGCCGTATGTCCACCTGGAGGCGGAGGCGGAGAGCATCCTCGACTACAGCGCGAACCTCGTGCTGGGTGTGCTGCAAACCGAGGACTATGCCTATGCCATTTACCGCACGTCGCATCCCACCGCCTCGGAGGAGTGGGTCAAACGCAAGGTCGAGGCGCGGCTGCGGCGGCACGAGATCCTCGACCGGGAGAACCCCCCACTCCTCTGGGTGATCCTCGACGAGAGCTGCCTGCGTCGTCATATCGGGGGGCGCGACGTGATGCGCGCCCAACTCGGCCATCTGCTGGGCGAGGCCGAGTCCCCGCACATCACTTTCCAAGTACTGCCGTTCGCCACCGGGGCACCACCGGCCGCGGAAAGTTTCACGCTGATGACGTTCGCCGAGGAACCGACCCTGCTGTGGGAGGAATCGTGGACCGGCGGCCATGTGATCGACTCGGCCGCTCAGGTGCAAGCAGCCGCCGCGATCTACGATCGATTGCGGGCGGACGCTCTGTCGCCTGACGATTCGCTGGCATTCATCAAAAAGGTGATGTTGGAGGAGTACTCCTGA
- a CDS encoding DUF397 domain-containing protein, with the protein MKSTFDLSGAEWTKSTHSSGNGGQCVECARNLAAATGAVPVRDSKDPRGPVLAFTTNGWTSFLSAVASGDLHAH; encoded by the coding sequence ATGAAAAGCACGTTCGACCTCTCCGGCGCGGAGTGGACGAAGTCCACACACAGCAGCGGCAACGGCGGGCAATGCGTCGAGTGCGCGCGGAACCTCGCCGCCGCGACCGGGGCGGTCCCGGTGCGGGACTCGAAGGACCCCAGGGGTCCGGTTCTCGCCTTCACCACGAACGGCTGGACCAGCTTCCTGTCTGCCGTCGCGTCCGGGGACCTGCACGCCCATTGA
- a CDS encoding TFIIB-type zinc ribbon-containing protein, with amino-acid sequence MQCPKCGAAMHTYSRSGIQIEQCSNCRGIFLDYGELEHITQLESNYAPHTQHAAPPPPPVQQHYQQPGPAWGAPHHGGHHRPHHRKGGFSGLFFSS; translated from the coding sequence ATGCAGTGTCCCAAGTGTGGCGCGGCCATGCACACCTACAGCCGGAGCGGGATTCAGATCGAGCAGTGCAGCAACTGCCGGGGGATCTTTCTCGACTACGGCGAGCTGGAGCACATCACCCAGCTCGAATCCAACTACGCCCCGCACACCCAGCACGCGGCCCCGCCCCCGCCGCCTGTGCAGCAGCACTACCAGCAGCCGGGCCCGGCGTGGGGAGCCCCGCACCACGGCGGGCACCACCGCCCGCACCACCGCAAGGGCGGCTTCTCCGGTCTGTTCTTCTCCTCCTGA
- a CDS encoding phosphotransferase family protein, producing the protein MTEEVLADRPESTVIRTGGTVAKTHAADTDPAALAVRLAVAAHPAVAGVLLPPLPPAAVARSADGRPVTRWPYGAPVGRGAIPWEAAGALLARLHAVPPAALDGLGPLPAARGPVRAAHAVARMREGVDGRRFAAARRAVERAWSRIDFPAPSGVGVALCHGDFHFGQLVRHPVPGGPWRLIDVDDLGLGDPAWDLARPAAWFAAALIGPGEWDRLLGSYQAAAGRAGEDPWPGLDVPARALTAQLAARALVRASTDGATLEEVGEALVDSCVRIAALP; encoded by the coding sequence ATGACCGAGGAAGTCCTCGCGGACCGTCCCGAGAGCACGGTGATCCGCACCGGCGGCACCGTGGCCAAGACGCACGCCGCGGACACGGACCCGGCGGCGCTGGCCGTGCGGCTGGCGGTCGCGGCCCACCCGGCCGTCGCGGGCGTCCTGCTGCCGCCGCTGCCGCCCGCGGCCGTGGCGCGGTCGGCCGACGGGCGGCCGGTCACCCGGTGGCCCTACGGCGCGCCGGTGGGGCGCGGCGCCATCCCCTGGGAGGCGGCGGGCGCGCTGCTGGCCCGGCTGCACGCCGTGCCGCCGGCCGCGCTGGACGGCCTCGGGCCGCTCCCGGCGGCCCGGGGCCCGGTCCGGGCGGCGCACGCGGTGGCCAGAATGCGCGAGGGCGTCGACGGCCGGCGGTTCGCCGCGGCCCGGCGGGCGGTCGAACGGGCCTGGTCGCGGATCGACTTCCCCGCCCCGTCGGGGGTCGGCGTGGCGCTGTGCCACGGCGACTTCCACTTCGGGCAGCTCGTCCGTCACCCGGTGCCGGGTGGTCCGTGGCGGCTCATCGACGTGGACGACCTCGGCCTCGGCGACCCGGCGTGGGACCTGGCCCGGCCCGCCGCCTGGTTCGCGGCGGCGCTCATCGGGCCCGGCGAGTGGGACCGGCTGCTGGGCTCCTACCAGGCGGCGGCGGGCAGGGCGGGCGAGGATCCCTGGCCCGGGCTGGACGTTCCGGCCCGCGCGCTCACCGCCCAGCTCGCCGCGCGGGCCCTGGTCCGGGCGAGCACCGACGGCGCGACCCTGGAGGAGGTCGGCGAGGCTCTGGTCGACTCCTGTGTCCGGATAGCCGCGCTGCCGTAG
- a CDS encoding potassium channel family protein, with the protein MRLPGSPPPRGEQDDPSPGVALPRYVAGPLVQVIRRLGMAGAVMALAVLLVYSDRSGYQDNHDGEVGFQDVLYYVTVSLSTTGYGDIVPASDGARLITTFLITPLRVLFLIILVGTTLEVLTERTRDQWRQAHWRKNVRDHTVIVGFGTKGRSAAETLMSGGLGQDQIVVVDPSGRVVEQANADGYAGVVGDATRSSVLLRARADRARQVVISTQRDDTAVLVALTVRQLSKSVRIVASVREEENVPLLRQSGADSVITSASAVGRLLGLSMISPSSGAVMEDLIQHSKGLSLRERPVTKAEAGRSPRECDDLVVSVIRGHRLLPFDDPGAATLELTDRLVVIHRVRPEEAKAAAEKAAEKDRRERGPGSWRIPRR; encoded by the coding sequence ATGAGGCTCCCGGGCTCCCCGCCGCCCCGCGGCGAGCAGGACGACCCGTCGCCCGGTGTCGCTCTGCCGCGCTATGTGGCGGGCCCGCTGGTGCAGGTGATCCGGCGGCTTGGCATGGCGGGGGCGGTGATGGCCCTGGCCGTCCTCCTGGTGTACTCGGACCGGAGCGGCTACCAGGACAACCACGACGGCGAGGTCGGCTTCCAGGACGTCCTGTACTACGTGACCGTGTCGCTCTCCACCACCGGCTACGGCGACATCGTCCCGGCGAGCGACGGCGCGCGGCTGATCACGACGTTCCTGATCACCCCGCTCCGCGTGCTGTTCCTGATCATCCTGGTCGGCACCACCCTGGAAGTGCTGACCGAACGGACCCGCGATCAGTGGCGTCAGGCCCACTGGAGGAAGAACGTGCGCGATCACACCGTCATCGTCGGCTTCGGCACGAAGGGCAGATCAGCGGCCGAGACCCTGATGAGCGGCGGCCTCGGCCAGGACCAGATCGTGGTCGTGGACCCCAGCGGCCGGGTCGTCGAGCAGGCCAACGCCGACGGCTACGCGGGCGTCGTGGGGGACGCCACCCGCAGCAGCGTGCTGCTGCGGGCCAGGGCCGACCGGGCCCGGCAGGTCGTCATCTCCACCCAGCGCGACGACACGGCGGTGCTGGTGGCGCTGACCGTGCGGCAGTTGAGCAAGTCGGTGCGGATAGTGGCCTCGGTGCGCGAGGAGGAGAACGTGCCGCTGCTGCGGCAGTCGGGCGCCGACTCCGTGATCACCAGCGCCAGCGCCGTCGGTCGGCTGCTCGGCCTGTCGATGATCAGCCCGAGTTCGGGCGCGGTGATGGAGGACCTGATCCAGCACAGCAAGGGCCTGAGCCTGCGCGAGCGGCCGGTCACCAAGGCGGAGGCGGGCCGTTCCCCGCGCGAGTGCGACGACCTGGTGGTGTCGGTGATACGCGGCCACCGGCTGCTGCCGTTCGACGACCCGGGCGCCGCGACGCTGGAGCTGACCGACCGGCTGGTCGTCATCCACCGGGTGCGGCCCGAGGAGGCGAAGGCCGCGGCGGAGAAGGCGGCGGAGAAGGACCGACGTGAGCGCGGGCCCGGCTCCTGGCGCATTCCGCGCCGTTGA
- a CDS encoding molybdopterin molybdotransferase MoeA encodes MIDDFDDALALANGPLPPSGSHDGARARPVPPVPPGADPAGEDRAGPGTGPAAHPTTATANAAADADCALVSPAWDSARATAHRCVRPLPPRRLPIDLALGHTLAAPLAALTDLPAFDTSAMDGWAVAGPGPWRVTDATGALAGAPAVRPLTDGEAVPIATGARVPDGTTAVLRSEHGTVEEGRLRGTNPQPGADIRPRGQECRTGTELLPARTPLTPAALGLAAAAGYDQLPVRPRPRVEVLILGDELLFRGLPHDGRIRDALGPMTGPWLAALGAHVLVTRRLGDDADALHEAVSTSRADLIVTTGSTAAGPVDHLRAVLRRLGAHLLVSGVAVRPGHPMLLAELPGGRPLVGLPGNPLAAVSGLLTLAAPLLCALADRPVPAERRAALTDAVRGHPRDTRLVPVDSPEPGRARPLSYAGPAMLRGIAAAAALAVVPPGGVAAGDEVRLLDLPRA; translated from the coding sequence GTGATCGACGACTTCGACGACGCCCTCGCGCTGGCCAACGGCCCGTTGCCGCCGAGCGGTTCGCACGACGGGGCCCGAGCGCGCCCGGTGCCGCCCGTCCCGCCCGGCGCGGACCCGGCGGGCGAGGACCGGGCCGGGCCGGGGACCGGCCCCGCCGCCCACCCCACGACCGCCACGGCCAACGCCGCCGCCGACGCCGACTGCGCGCTCGTCAGCCCCGCCTGGGACAGCGCCCGCGCCACCGCGCACCGCTGCGTCCGTCCGCTGCCGCCGCGCCGCCTGCCGATCGACCTGGCGCTCGGCCACACGCTGGCCGCGCCGCTGGCCGCGCTCACCGACCTGCCCGCGTTCGACACCTCCGCCATGGACGGCTGGGCCGTCGCCGGACCCGGCCCCTGGCGGGTGACCGACGCCACCGGCGCGCTGGCCGGCGCCCCGGCCGTCCGCCCGCTCACCGATGGCGAGGCCGTGCCGATCGCCACTGGTGCCCGCGTCCCCGACGGCACCACCGCCGTGCTCCGCTCCGAGCACGGCACCGTGGAGGAGGGCCGGCTGCGCGGCACCAACCCGCAGCCGGGCGCCGACATCCGCCCGCGCGGCCAGGAGTGCCGCACCGGCACCGAGCTGCTCCCGGCCCGCACCCCGCTCACCCCCGCGGCGCTCGGCCTGGCCGCCGCCGCCGGCTACGACCAGCTCCCGGTCCGCCCCCGGCCGCGCGTGGAGGTGCTGATCCTCGGTGACGAGCTGCTCTTCCGTGGCCTGCCGCACGACGGCCGCATCCGCGACGCGCTCGGCCCGATGACCGGCCCCTGGCTCGCCGCGCTCGGCGCCCACGTCCTGGTCACCCGCCGGCTCGGCGACGACGCCGACGCCCTGCACGAGGCGGTGAGCACCAGCCGCGCCGACCTGATCGTCACCACCGGCTCCACCGCCGCCGGACCCGTGGACCACCTCCGCGCGGTGCTGCGCCGGCTGGGCGCCCACCTGCTCGTCAGCGGCGTCGCGGTCCGGCCGGGCCACCCCATGCTGCTGGCCGAGCTTCCCGGCGGCAGACCGCTGGTGGGCCTCCCGGGCAATCCGCTGGCCGCCGTCTCCGGCCTGCTGACCCTGGCCGCGCCGCTGCTGTGCGCGCTCGCCGACCGGCCGGTGCCCGCCGAGCGGCGCGCGGCGCTCACCGACGCGGTGCGCGGTCACCCGAGGGACACCCGGCTGGTGCCGGTCGACTCGCCCGAGCCGGGCCGCGCCCGGCCGTTGAGCTACGCGGGCCCGGCCATGTTGCGCGGCATCGCCGCCGCCGCCGCCCTCGCGGTCGTCCCGCCGGGCGGCGTGGCGGCGGGCGACGAGGTTCGCCTGCTCGACCTGCCCCGCGCATGA
- a CDS encoding NTP transferase domain-containing protein — MAPRRAVPGSQHPHEAVVLAGGAARRLGGADKPGVRIGARTLLDRVLAACAGAGAERCVVVGPRRPTARSVVWAREDPPGGGPLAALDAGLRHTTRPLVTVLAADLPFLDPGTLRALLAAAREADGALLQDDSGRDQPLTAVYRAEPLRRELALVRAEYGTLAGLPLRLPLAGLTLRRVPFAGGLDCDTWADIATARARIRDDGTVLDEWIAAVKAELGIDPDVDTTALLDAARDAAHGVARPAAPLTTFLIGYAAALHGITQADAARKISALSEAWSQERQP; from the coding sequence ATGGCACCCCGACGGGCGGTACCCGGATCACAGCACCCGCACGAGGCCGTCGTGCTCGCCGGCGGCGCCGCGCGGCGGCTCGGCGGCGCGGACAAACCCGGCGTCCGGATCGGCGCCCGGACGCTCCTGGACCGGGTGCTCGCCGCCTGCGCCGGGGCCGGCGCGGAGCGGTGCGTCGTCGTCGGCCCGCGCCGCCCCACCGCGCGGTCCGTCGTCTGGGCGCGCGAGGACCCGCCGGGCGGCGGGCCGCTGGCGGCTCTCGACGCCGGACTGCGGCACACCACCCGGCCCCTGGTCACCGTGCTCGCCGCCGACCTGCCGTTCCTCGACCCCGGCACGCTCCGCGCGCTGCTGGCCGCCGCCCGGGAGGCCGACGGCGCGCTGCTCCAGGACGACTCGGGGCGCGACCAGCCGCTCACCGCCGTCTACCGCGCCGAGCCGCTCCGCCGGGAACTCGCCCTGGTGCGCGCCGAGTACGGAACGCTCGCCGGGCTGCCCCTGCGACTGCCGCTGGCCGGCCTCACGCTGCGGCGCGTTCCGTTCGCCGGCGGTCTCGACTGCGACACCTGGGCGGACATCGCCACGGCACGCGCCCGGATCAGGGACGATGGGACCGTGCTGGACGAATGGATCGCCGCGGTCAAGGCCGAGCTCGGCATCGACCCCGACGTGGACACCACCGCGCTGCTCGACGCCGCCCGCGACGCCGCGCACGGCGTGGCCCGCCCGGCCGCCCCGCTGACGACGTTCCTCATCGGCTACGCGGCGGCCCTGCACGGCATCACGCAGGCCGACGCGGCCCGTAAGATCTCGGCGCTCAGCGAGGCCTGGAGCCAGGAGCGGCAGCCGTGA
- a CDS encoding dihydrofolate reductase family protein — translation MRLTLTEFLTLDGVVQGPGMPEEDTSGGFTRGGWSFPYADEDFGRLMTGWFEEADAFLLGRRTYDIFAAHWPRVTDPADPIATKLNALPKYVASRTLRTAEWRNTTILSDDVPARVAELKKRPGREIGISGSAELARSLLAEGLIDEVRLLFHPVVLGGGKKLFAEGIAPLALRLTRVETTASGIVLHVYEPAGAPEYGSFPAPE, via the coding sequence ATGAGACTGACCCTGACGGAGTTCCTGACGCTGGACGGCGTCGTGCAGGGGCCGGGCATGCCGGAGGAGGACACCAGCGGTGGGTTCACCCGGGGCGGCTGGTCGTTCCCGTACGCCGACGAGGACTTCGGGCGGCTGATGACCGGCTGGTTCGAGGAGGCGGACGCCTTCCTGCTCGGCCGCCGGACCTACGACATCTTCGCCGCGCACTGGCCGAGGGTCACCGATCCGGCGGACCCGATCGCCACCAAGCTGAACGCCCTGCCCAAGTACGTCGCCTCGCGGACGCTGCGGACGGCGGAGTGGCGGAACACCACGATCCTTTCCGACGACGTCCCGGCGCGGGTCGCGGAGCTGAAGAAGCGACCGGGGCGGGAGATCGGCATCAGCGGCAGCGCGGAGCTGGCCCGGTCGCTGCTGGCCGAGGGCCTGATCGACGAGGTACGGCTGCTGTTCCACCCGGTGGTGCTGGGCGGCGGGAAGAAGCTGTTCGCCGAGGGGATCGCGCCGCTCGCGCTGCGGCTGACCCGCGTCGAGACCACCGCGTCCGGGATCGTGCTGCACGTCTACGAGCCGGCCGGCGCCCCGGAGTACGGCTCGTTCCCGGCCCCCGAGTAG
- a CDS encoding nitric oxide synthase oxygenase, which translates to MHHDQWRMPDWTEAEEFIRLFHSEHPNQPVPLSMRLRQVREHLETYGTYRHTRAELDFGARVAWRNSSRCIGRLYWQSLRVIDRRNAVTPDDIHANLCDHLRMATNDGRVRPMISIFAPATPYRAAPLVWNSQLVRYAGYRAEDGTAIGDRGQTGFTETVRRLGWQSPGGWFDILPLVIQTHGDKPQLYDVPRELVLEVPLSHPDFPGFARLGLRWYAVPAISNMRLSIGGVDYPLAPFNGWYMGTEIGARNLVDPDRYDLLPVVARLLGLDTSSESTLWRDRALVETNIAVLHSFEAAGVKITDHHTESRRFLTHLAREREQGRIVPADWSWIVPPVSGGITPVFHRYYDEAELRPNFHLDEDARERSTGGCPVDH; encoded by the coding sequence ATGCATCACGACCAGTGGCGGATGCCGGACTGGACGGAGGCCGAGGAGTTCATCCGGCTCTTCCACTCCGAGCACCCCAACCAGCCCGTGCCGCTGTCGATGCGCCTGCGTCAGGTCCGCGAACACCTGGAGACCTACGGCACCTACCGCCACACCCGCGCCGAGCTGGACTTCGGCGCCCGCGTCGCCTGGCGCAACTCCAGCCGGTGCATAGGCCGGTTGTACTGGCAGAGCCTGCGGGTCATCGACCGCCGCAACGCCGTCACCCCCGACGACATCCACGCCAACCTCTGCGATCACCTGCGGATGGCCACCAACGACGGCCGGGTCCGCCCGATGATCTCGATCTTCGCCCCCGCCACCCCGTACCGCGCCGCGCCGCTGGTGTGGAACAGCCAGCTCGTCCGCTACGCCGGCTACCGCGCCGAGGACGGCACCGCGATCGGCGACCGGGGGCAGACCGGCTTCACCGAGACCGTCCGCCGCCTGGGGTGGCAGTCGCCCGGCGGCTGGTTCGACATCCTGCCGCTCGTCATCCAGACCCATGGCGACAAGCCGCAGCTCTACGACGTCCCGCGCGAGCTGGTGCTCGAAGTGCCGCTCAGCCACCCCGACTTCCCCGGCTTCGCGCGGCTGGGCCTGCGCTGGTACGCGGTGCCCGCCATCTCCAACATGCGGCTGAGCATCGGCGGCGTCGACTACCCGCTCGCGCCGTTCAACGGCTGGTACATGGGCACCGAGATCGGCGCGCGCAACCTCGTGGACCCCGACCGCTACGATCTGCTGCCCGTCGTCGCCCGCCTCCTCGGCCTCGACACCAGCAGCGAGTCCACGCTGTGGCGGGACCGCGCGCTGGTCGAGACGAATATCGCCGTCCTGCACTCCTTCGAGGCGGCCGGCGTCAAGATCACCGACCACCACACCGAGTCCCGCCGCTTCCTCACCCACCTCGCGCGCGAGCGGGAGCAGGGCCGGATCGTGCCCGCCGACTGGAGCTGGATCGTGCCGCCGGTCTCGGGCGGCATCACCCCGGTCTTCCACCGGTACTACGACGAGGCCGAGCTGCGCCCCAACTTCCACCTGGACGAGGACGCCCGGGAGCGGTCCACCGGCGGCTGCCCGGTCGACCACTGA
- a CDS encoding VWA domain-containing protein produces the protein MSPISLEKVTATAPDLVNLYKSAGVSLGKHRLLGVRAAVYLVLDRSGSMKDFYRDGTVQHLAEQALGLAAHFDDDGVVPTIFFSTDVHTRADLALGAHRGRIAEIHDTLGHMGKTFYAKAMRAVLDHYLASGTKDPAFVIFQTDGAPKDKGATAALLTEVSTLPVFWQFIGFGDDPFTFLRRLDDLAGRAVDNAGFFPAGADPRAVPSEELYDALMSEFPQWLNAARAAGVLS, from the coding sequence ATGAGCCCGATAAGCCTGGAGAAGGTCACCGCCACCGCTCCCGACCTGGTCAACCTCTACAAGTCCGCCGGCGTCAGCCTCGGCAAGCACCGGCTGCTGGGCGTGCGCGCCGCCGTCTACCTGGTCCTCGACCGCTCCGGCTCGATGAAGGACTTCTACCGGGACGGCACCGTGCAGCACCTGGCCGAGCAGGCGCTGGGCCTGGCCGCGCACTTCGACGACGACGGCGTGGTGCCGACCATTTTCTTCTCCACGGATGTCCATACCCGCGCCGACCTGGCGCTGGGCGCCCACCGGGGCCGGATCGCCGAGATCCACGACACCCTGGGCCACATGGGGAAGACCTTCTACGCCAAGGCGATGCGGGCCGTCCTCGACCACTACCTGGCCTCCGGCACCAAGGACCCGGCCTTCGTGATCTTCCAGACGGACGGCGCCCCGAAGGACAAGGGCGCCACCGCCGCCCTGCTCACCGAGGTGTCGACGCTGCCGGTGTTCTGGCAGTTCATCGGCTTCGGCGACGACCCGTTCACGTTCCTGCGCAGGCTGGACGACCTGGCCGGACGTGCCGTGGACAACGCGGGCTTCTTCCCGGCCGGGGCGGACCCGCGCGCCGTCCCGAGCGAGGAGCTGTACGACGCGCTGATGAGCGAGTTCCCCCAGTGGCTGAACGCGGCGCGCGCCGCCGGCGTCCTGTCGTAG
- a CDS encoding TrmH family RNA methyltransferase, translating into MTDGRWRELAPRAVLLDGFHALKHALRFGAEIPLAVAADKAAALDLARRLAPDLTEPLAALLTETGVDGLRRVVPRPHPTGVAALAVPAPRPPAATGRTAPVVLLDNPRHLGNIGAVIRLAAGMAAAGVITTGTADPWHPTVLRAAAGLHFALPVSRADLASPPTGPLYALDPAGRDIAAVRPAPGAVLAFGSERAGLSDEVKARAAELISLPMRPGVSSYNLATSVAMTLYHWRAGAVAG; encoded by the coding sequence GTGACCGACGGCCGCTGGCGCGAACTGGCCCCCCGGGCTGTGTTGCTGGACGGCTTCCACGCGCTGAAGCACGCGCTGCGCTTCGGCGCGGAGATTCCGCTCGCGGTGGCGGCCGACAAGGCCGCCGCGCTCGATCTGGCCCGCCGGCTGGCCCCCGACCTGACCGAGCCGCTGGCCGCGCTGCTGACCGAGACCGGCGTGGACGGGCTGCGCCGCGTGGTCCCCCGCCCGCACCCCACCGGCGTCGCCGCCCTCGCCGTCCCCGCCCCCCGCCCGCCGGCCGCCACCGGGCGCACGGCTCCCGTGGTGCTGCTGGACAACCCCCGCCACCTCGGGAACATCGGCGCCGTGATCCGGCTCGCGGCGGGCATGGCGGCAGCGGGCGTGATCACCACCGGCACCGCGGACCCCTGGCACCCCACGGTCCTGCGCGCCGCCGCCGGACTGCATTTCGCACTGCCCGTCAGCCGCGCCGACCTCGCCTCCCCGCCCACCGGGCCGCTCTACGCCCTCGACCCGGCCGGCCGGGACATCGCCGCGGTCCGCCCGGCGCCCGGCGCGGTGCTGGCCTTCGGCTCGGAACGCGCGGGCCTGTCCGACGAGGTGAAGGCGCGGGCGGCGGAGCTGATCTCCCTGCCGATGCGCCCCGGAGTCTCCAGCTACAACCTGGCCACCAGCGTCGCCATGACGCTCTACCACTGGCGGGCCGGGGCGGTCGCCGGCTGA
- a CDS encoding HTTM domain-containing protein, with the protein MTVPAQRSGGTTAAPGSPADPPSPFRGLGKSFDAALGRGIGNVTRRVLGPYQTAVVRIGFATTMLLFLLHEWEHRHEMYGPDAPWGFDLATRHVSGNQAFTVLLWSDSTLWFEFVYHLVILACVGLLLGWRTRAMSLLFMVGVLSLQNRSVFLGDGGDNVIHLMSMYLVLTRCGRVWSLDARRAEREEGRPGRDPVGVTLWVVLGAALMASLLGGKLDSWIWGLFFTGMWLAHGFWWLVRRYAPGEPRIVSDIVANLIHNAALFVIMAEVCVIYSTAGWYKIQGSRWQDGTAVYYPVRLDYFNVWPELTDILVNSGPIVMILTYATVFMQVMFPFTLLNRKAKNCLLVLMIGEHIGIAVLLGLPFFSMAMIAMDSVFLPTAFLLWLGSRARRAAEPVRRRLRRTPPPPPDAAAEVPERAPAWAK; encoded by the coding sequence GTGACCGTGCCCGCGCAGCGATCCGGCGGCACCACCGCCGCCCCCGGGAGCCCGGCCGACCCGCCGTCGCCGTTCCGCGGCCTGGGCAAGAGCTTCGACGCCGCCCTGGGCCGGGGGATCGGCAACGTCACCCGGCGCGTCCTCGGCCCCTACCAGACGGCCGTCGTCCGCATCGGCTTCGCGACGACGATGCTGCTGTTCCTGCTGCACGAGTGGGAGCACCGGCACGAGATGTACGGGCCCGACGCGCCCTGGGGCTTCGACCTGGCCACCCGGCACGTGAGCGGCAACCAGGCGTTCACCGTGCTGCTGTGGTCCGACTCGACGCTCTGGTTCGAGTTCGTCTACCACCTGGTGATCCTCGCCTGCGTCGGCCTGCTGCTGGGGTGGCGGACCCGGGCGATGTCCCTGCTGTTCATGGTCGGCGTGCTCTCGCTCCAGAACCGCAGCGTCTTCCTCGGCGACGGCGGCGACAACGTCATCCACCTGATGTCGATGTACCTGGTCCTCACCCGCTGCGGCCGGGTCTGGTCGCTGGACGCGCGCCGTGCCGAGCGCGAGGAGGGGCGGCCGGGCCGTGACCCGGTGGGCGTCACGCTGTGGGTGGTGCTGGGCGCCGCGCTGATGGCGAGTCTGCTCGGCGGGAAGCTGGACAGCTGGATCTGGGGCCTGTTCTTCACCGGCATGTGGCTCGCGCACGGCTTCTGGTGGCTGGTCCGGCGATACGCCCCCGGCGAGCCGCGCATCGTCTCCGACATCGTCGCCAACCTGATCCACAACGCCGCGCTGTTCGTGATCATGGCCGAGGTCTGCGTCATCTACTCCACGGCCGGCTGGTACAAGATCCAGGGCTCGCGCTGGCAGGACGGCACCGCCGTCTACTACCCGGTGCGGCTCGACTACTTCAACGTCTGGCCCGAGCTGACCGACATCCTCGTCAACAGCGGGCCGATCGTCATGATCCTCACCTACGCCACGGTCTTCATGCAGGTGATGTTCCCGTTCACGCTGCTGAACCGGAAAGCGAAGAACTGCCTGCTGGTGCTGATGATCGGCGAGCACATCGGGATCGCCGTGCTGCTCGGCCTACCGTTCTTCTCGATGGCCATGATCGCGATGGACAGCGTCTTCCTGCCCACCGCCTTCCTGCTGTGGCTCGGCTCCCGCGCCCGGCGGGCCGCCGAGCCGGTGCGCCGCCGTCTGCGGCGCACCCCGCCCCCGCCGCCGGACGCCGCCGCCGAGGTGCCGGAGCGCGCCCCGGCCTGGGCGAAGTGA